The genomic window TGCATCGAACTACTACATTCGCAACACCATGAGAGATGCCCGAACGCCGAATATTGTTACCACCGTTCTCGGCGACTATCGAAGCTTTGACACGCTGGGTGAAGTGGTTGTTGTGCTTACGGCTGGACTCTGTTGTACTCTCATCTTGAGGAGACGGAAGGAATGACCCACTTTTCCGAAAGTCCGATTATTGTTGTTGTGGGAAGACTCATCGCTCCGTTTATTCAGTTGTTCGGATTGTATGTCATTGTTCACGGGCACTACGGTCCGGGCGGCGGATTTCAAGGGGGCGCCATGCTTGCCGCGAGCTTTTTGCTTATTCGATTATGTGTCGGAGAGGAAGCATCGCAGATGCATTTCAAACGTTCGCTTGGTGCGCCTGTTGGAATCCTCGGTGCTGCGGTGTTTTTCGGAATCGGGCTGGTCGCCATGGGGGTGGGGGGGTATTTCCTGGACTACAGTCTTCTTCCGTTTCAGGATGTTGCCGCGTCGAAACTCCGTTTTTTCGGAATTCTCGTTGTAGAGATTGGTATTGGCATTGCAGTGGCGGCGACACTTGTCGCAATCTTCGATGAACTCATGGGAGGGGCGGACAATGGCTGAGTTTTTCCTGTCCTACTACGCGTATTGGTTTATCTTTGCGTTGACGGTGGTGGGCCTGTACGGGATGCTGGTGAAAAAGAATCTTGTCAAGAAACTCATCGGTATGACGATCTTTCAAACTTCCGTCATTGTGTTTTTTGTTGCCAGCGCGAGCAAGTGGAATGCAACAATTCCCGTCATCGATCCCGAAATCGGTGCCGATCCGTCGGGCTATATCAATCCCATTCCACATACCCTCATGCTGACGGCAATTGTAGTCGGTGTCGCTACCATAGGGCTTGCTTTGGCTCTTCTCATGAGCATCTACCGCAGGTATCATACTCTTGATGAGCCACATTTGCTGCAACGGATGAAATGATTGAACACAACCTCCCGGTTCTTGTCCCGCTGATATTGCTGCTCGGCGCCCTTTCGGTATCCGTGTTCGGATCATGGAAGCGTGCCTTGGCATTTCCGCTGGCGCTTGCGTCGGTGGCTGCCGCGCTTGTGGTCGCAGTGCTCGGCGTGCGACAGACCATCATCGTGGGAACAGTCCGGTACTATCTCGGCGGATGGGTCGCGCCCATCGGCATTGAGTATGTACTGGATCCGTTGTCCGCGTTCATGATGACTGTGGTGCTGACAGTGGCGGTTCTTGTGTTCGTTCATGCGCGTACAGTTGTGGCGGCGGAGCTGCCGGGCAGGGCTATTCCTTTTTACTCGGTTGCATTATTGTTGTTAACCGGGTTCAGCGGCATTGTGATGGCGGGTGACTTGTTCAACCTGTACGTGTTTCTCGAAATCAGCTCGCTTGCCGGGTACGCGCTCATTGCCGTGGGAGAAAAGCCGTCACCCGTTGCAGCGTTCCGGTATTTGCTGGTCGGCACTATCGGCGCATCGTTCTACCTGCTCGGCGTCGGGTTCATCTATATCATGACCGGATCGTTGAACATCGCGGATCTCACGAAAATATTGCCTGCTGTTGTCAGCGAGGCTCCGGTGGTTGCCGGTTTGATTCTGATGGTTGTCGGATTGGCAATCAAGATGGCACTCTTTCCGCTTCACGGATGGTTGCCCGATGCATACACGTATGCTCCATCTTCAAGCTCCGCCCTCATCGCGCCCATCGGAACAAAAATCGGGGCCTACGTGTTGCTGCGGATTCTTTTCTTCACGTTCGAACCGGGTACCGTTCGTGATACGCTTCCCGTCGCAGACATTATTCTCTGGCTTTCGTTGGGCGGAATCCTCTTCGGCTCCGTCATGGCCATCGCACAAAAAGAACTGAAGCGCATGCTGGCATATAGCAGCGTTGCGCAGATCGGGTATATCGGACTCGGCATCGGACTTGCCAATCCGCTGGGGCTCGTCGGGGCTGTTCTGCACGTTCTGAATCACGCGTTCATGAAGGGGGGACTCTTCCTTGTCGCGGGAAACCTTCGCCTGCAGATTGGCCATTCAACGATTCCCGCATTTGATGATTCTCTTCGCAAGGCAATGCCGTGGACGATGGCAGCGTTTGCCCTCTTTTCTTTGTCGATGATAGGCATTCCCCCTACAGCCGGATTCTTCAGCAAGTGGTATCTTGTGTTGGCGGGATTTGAGAATTCCAATTGGATTGCCATTGTTGTCATTCTTGCCAGCAGCTTGCTGAACGCCGTGTACTTCTTCAGAGTGTTGGAGAAGGTCTACTTGAGGAGTAACAAGAAGGGCGAGGAAACCGATATCCACCTTCCTCGCAAGGAAGTGAACTTCTCGATGCTCGCGCCAACGGTAGTACTTGCTGCGGGACTTCTGGTGTTGGGCGTATTGAATGCAGTGATTGTCACGGAGATTATTGTCTTGATGATTCCATCCGGTTTGTAACACAATGATCGAGCAATACACATCACTCATACCATTCTATGCTGTGGCAGTCTCGCTGGCGATTGTGCCGCTCATTCTTCTCAGCTCACGGTGGCCGAACATACGTGAAGGCTGGACTCTTGCCGCATCAGTTGTGAAGTTCGGCCTCGTTCTCTCGATGCTTCCTGATGCTCTTGCCAACAAGGCAGCAAGCATAGAGATTCTTGAGATTTCGCCGAATATCAACCTCGCATTGAAAGCCGATCCATTGGGCGTGTTCTTCGCCCTCATTGCATCGGGGCTGTGGGTATTCACGTCTTTCTATTCAATCGGATATGTCCGGGGATTGGACGAACACAAACAGACTCGCTACTTTGCGAGTTTTGCTGTTTGCCTCTCCGCAACGATAGGGATTGCCTTTTCCGCCAATCTCCTGACATTTCTCATCTTTTATGAAATCCTGACCATAGCAACATATCCCCTCGTCATCCACAAAGAAACGCCGGTTGCCATCAGCGCAGGACGGAAATACCTCGTTTACACTCTCACGGCCGGAGTTGTGTTGATTGCTGCGTTAGCGTGGACGTACCAGTTGAAGGGAAGCTTCGATTTTGTTCCGGGCGGATTGTTGGACGGCGTTGATGTGCCTCAAGGGACGATGACAATGCTGTTTGTGCTGTTCCTGTGCGGTGTTGGAGTGAAAGCGGGAATTATGCCGCTGCACAGTTGGCTTCCGGCAGCAATGGCCGCCCCGACGCCGGTGAGCGCATTGCTGCACGCTGTTGCCGTTGTGAAATCGGGCGTGTTCGGCGTGATGCGTGTTGTCGGATTTGTGTTTGGTCCCGGCGTGATGATGAAGTTCGGTTTGAATGATATCCTGCTCGCATTCGCCGGCGGAACAATCCTGATTGCGTCAATTCTCGCTTTGCGTGAAGATAATCTCAAACGGCGGCTCGCCTATTCAACCGTCGGGCACTTGTCGTACATCGTTCTCGGGGCAGCGTTGCTTTCACCGGGAGGTTTCACCGGCGGCCTTCTGCACACTGCCACGCACGCAACTATGAAGATCACGCTGTTCTTCTGCGCAGGCGCAATCTATGTGAATGTTCACAAAGAGAACATCAGTGAGTTGGATGGAATTGGAAAGGCCATGCCCTGGACGATGGCAGCATTCACAATTGGCGCGCTGGGACTTGCAGGGATACCTCCGGTGAACGGCTTTTCCAGTAAATGGCTGCTCGCCGGCGGCGCGCTGGAGGCGGGGGATACGATTGCGTTGACTATTCTCCTCGTCAGCGGATTGCTGAATGCGGGATACTTTTTTCCGATTATCTACCGGGCGTTCTTCAAACCCTCCGCACAGTTTGACAAGTATGGCGAAGCATCGTTGCTGATGGTTGTGCCTATTGTGGTGACCGGAACCCTTTCGATTCTCTTCGGCATATGGCCGAATCTCTTTCTTCGCTTCTATGATCTTTCCTCCATGATTGCCATGAGTGTATTCGGAGGATTTCACAGATGAAGCGATGGCATTGGATTACGATTTCCTTGCTGACATTAGCATCGCTGGTTGTTGAATTCACCATCGAGCACGGGGAACATTGGTGGAGTTCAATTCCGGCATTTTACATACTCTTTGGATTTGCGGGCTGTACGGCGATTATCTTCGTTGCAAAAACGCTCGGGAAATTGTTTCTGCAACGAGAGGAGGATTACTACGATGTGGAGTGACCTCTTCACGGTACCGGCTCTCCCGATGCTGTTAGGCGCGGCAATCCTTCCGCTGCTGCCAAAGAGTCTCCGCTCAACAGCATTTCTTTTCTTTCCCCTCGCTTCTTTGGTGGTTGTGTGGATGTTGCCCGACGGATCGCTGGTCACTGGCAAATTTATGCAATATACTCTTGTTCTGTGTCAGGTCGATCAACTGAGCCGCGTATTCGGAATCATCTTCGCGTTTATCGCTTTTGCAGGCGGTATCTATTCTCTTCATATCAACGAAACAGGTCAGCAGGTTGCGGCGTTGTTGTATGCCGGCTGTGCAGTCGGAATTACATTCGCGGGTGATCTTCTTACACTTGTGATGTTCTGGGAACTCATGGCGATCGCGTCGGCGTATCTCGTGTGGGCGAGAAGGAATGCCGATTCCGGGCGTGCAGGTATGCGCTATCTTCTTGTCCATCTTTTTGGAGGAAGCCTGTTGCTCGCCGGAATTCTGCTGCATAGTGCCGACACCGGATCGCTTGACATCGTTCGTTTGACAGAACACGGAACGATTGCTTCGTGGCTGATTCTTTCCGGCGTTGCATTGAACGCCGCGGTTCCTCCGCTTCATGCCTGGCTGGCGGATGCCTATCCTCGTGCCACCGTGACGGGAGCCGTGTTTCTCAGCGCCTTCACAACGAAATCCGCCGTGTACGTACTCGCACGCATGTTTCCGGGAATGGAGATTCTCCTCATCTTTGGTGTGATCATGACACTGTACGGTGTTGTGTTTGCCGTGCTTGCCAACGACATTCGCGAAGTGCTTGCCTATCACATCATCAGCCAGGTGGGGTACATGGTGGCGGGCGTCGGCATCGGAACCGAAATGGCGTTGAACGGGGCCGTTGCGCACGCGTACAGTCACATTCTGTACAAGGCGTTGTTGTTCATGGGGGCGGGAGTTGTCCTTCACACAACCGGTACAAGCAAATTCTCCGGCCTCGGTGGCCTGGCAAAATCCCAACCTCTGACGTTGTGGCTGTTCATGGTCGGGGCGTTCTCTATTTCGGGATTTCCGCTCTTCAACGGGTTCATCAGCAAGTCCATGATTGTCAGTGCGGCAGGCGAAGCACATTTGGATACGCCAATGCTGCTTCTTATGCTCGCATCGGTAGGTACGTTTCTCTCAATTGGGTTGAAGATTCCTGCATTGACCTGGTTTGGCGCTGATCGTGATATCCCTGTTACAAAGCCGCCTGTGAATATGCACGTGGGGATGGCCGTTGTCGCAATGTTGTGTTTCGTCTACGGGGTAGCTCCCTCACTACTATACAACATGCTCCCATATACAGTTACGTATGAGCCGTATACCGCCTATCATCTTATGGAAACTGTCCAGATTCTCCTGTTCACATTTGTTGCCTTCTGGATGTTGAAGTCGAAGTTCGTCAGCCATCCAACAATTACACTTGATACTGATTGGTTCTACAGAACACCTGCCGCCGTAATTCGAAGACTTATTGTTGATAGTCCCGGTCGTGGTTTTGATTGGGTTGAAGAGAACGTCCTGATTGGCGTGAAGTACATTGCCAATCGAGCCCGCAACCCGATATTCTTCTCCCGTAATCTTCAGGCCCCTGATGCAGACTTTGACCCTGACGTGTATCGTCCTCCTGCAGAGGTGCTGATAGCGCTTGTGTTGCTGGGCGTAGTTGTGTTGTTTGGAGTGATTGTACTTCTGTAGTTCACGAATGATGACAACGGTCATGTTGGGAGTTGCTTTGTATCTTTGTCCGACTTTTCATAATTTTCGTGCGTCACTTCGACAAGAATGCTTTGCATCACCAGCCGGTCGGCTGACAATTCCTTGATTGACAACGATTCCTGAAAATTGACAATGGATCTCTCCCAGTTACTTCACGACACACTTGCCATCGGGCCGATATCCCTCGTAACTCTCGCAGGGCTTGTTGTCCTGACAATAGAAGCGCTTCACAACAAAACAGAGGATATCAACTGCTGGGTTTCGATTGCAGGTCTGGCTGCGGCCCTGATTGTGTCGCTGGTGCAGTTGCCGGCAACCGGAACTGCATTTTCGGATATGATTGCCACAGGGGGGTATGCGTCTTTCTTTTCCGCCGTATTCGCAGTGGCCGGTTTGCTCACTGTCATGCTTTCGAAATCATACATCAAGAAACAAGGCATTGAACACGGAGAATACTATGCCATTCTCCTGTTTGCGATTGTCGGGATGATGTTGATGGCGGCGGCAACAGATTTGGTGACGCTGTTTCTCGGACTCGAACTCATGTCCCTCTCATTCTATATTTTGGCCGGATTCGTCCGTCGTCGAAACGAAAGTAATGAAGCGGCCCTGAAATATTTTCTGCTTGGAGCGTTCGCCACGGGATTTCTTCTGTACGGAATTGCGCTGTTATACGGCTCGGTTGGGACGACACACATTCCCTCCATCGTCGGTAGGGCCGGCATGCTCGCAAACTCCATGATGTTCCTTATCGGCTGCGGATTACTGCTGATCGGCTTTGCGTTCAAGATTGCTGCTGTGCCGTTTCATATGTGGGTTCCCGATGTGTACGAAGGGTCGCCGACAACGGTCAGCGGCTTCATGTCGACGGGCGGCAAGGCTGCGGCCTTTGCCGCTGTTCTTGTTGTGTTCGCGCCTGCACTTGTTCGCGGCGTTGAACCGGTACGCGATGTCTTGGCAGTACTTGCGGCGCTCTCGATGATTGTCGGAAATGTTATTGCCATTGCCCAAACGAGCATCAAGCGCATGCTTGCGTATTCGAGCATTGCTCATGCCGGATATATTCTTGTTGGCGTCATTGCGGCAAACAGCTACGGGGCGCAGGGAGTCTTGTTTTATCTTGTTGCCTACACGATGATGAATGTCGGCGCTTTTGGAATTCTCTCCTATCTCGAATCGGAAGACGGCAAGAACGTCTCGTTCGACGACTATCGCGGGTTGTCGGCCACTCGTCCGGCGCTTGCGCTGCTTATGGGTGTATTCATGTTCTCGCTGACCGGCATTCCGCCGTTCGCCGGATTCTTCGGCAAGTACTATGTCTTTGCGGGAGCCGTTCAAGCCGGATACACGTGGCTTGCCATTCTCGGGGTTCTCATGAGTGTGATCTCGGCATACTACTATCTCCGCCTTGTTGTGCTGATGTATTTCACCGAGGGGGAAAAAAGCATTCCCGTTCTTGCAGTCCCGGAATCACGTCTGGGCATGACGGCATTGGTTCTTTCGGCAATTGCACTGCTCGGCTTCGGCATCTATCCCTCCGCTGTTCTGAATTTCATCTCGCACTTCTTTTAGGCACGCGAATGCAGCTCCTTGCGACGGCTGAACAAATGCAGCAATGCGATCGTTCAGCCATCATGAAGTATTCTCTTCCGGGCATCGTCTTGATGGAGAATGCAGGGCGCGCATGCGTTGACGTGTTGCTTCAGGAGGTGGAGGCAAGGAATCTGACGCCTCCGGAGAATCATTGGATCGTGGTCCTATGCGGAAAAGGAAACAATGGGGGGGATGGCTTTGTGATTGCCCGGCATCTTGCGAATCGGGGTTACAAGGTTCATGTCGTTTTGCTGGCAAAGAGGAGGGAGGTGAAGGGAGATGCAAAGACGAACCTTGACGTTTTGTTGAAGATGGTGACTTCGAACTGGATGCCGCTTACGTTCGTGGAAGTGTCGAAGGCACAACAACTGTTGAGGTTGCCCTCATCCTCTGTGATCGTCGATGCGATATTCGGGACGGGTTTTGCGGGAGAGGTGAAAGGACTTTATCGTGCTGCGATCAAATGGATAAACAGTCAACGCGCATTCATAGCTTCGGTGGATATTCCTTCAGGAGTGAATGCGACGTCGGGAGTTGTCGAGGGTATAGCCGTGAGGGCCGATCTGACTGTGACAATGGGTCTTGCAAAAATTGGACATTACGTTGGCGCCGGACGTGATCATTCCGGCATGGTACGGATTGTTGACATCAGTATTCCGGAATTCATCTTCCGGCAGGCTGAAATCTCTACGCATCGTGTTGAATTGTCTGATGTTCGCGGAAGCCTGCCGCAGCGCCCGCTCACAGCGCACAAATACTCGGTCGGGAAAGTCCTTGTTGTTGCCGGCTCACGCAATCTGACCGGCGCTCCGTTTATGACTGCAACGGCTGCGATGAACACAGGCGCGGGTGGGGTGATGCTGGCCATCCCGAAATCTATCCATCTAACTCTCGCCCGTAAATCCACCGAAGTTATGTTCACGCCGCTGGCCGAGACTGAAGAGGGGACGATTTCTATGCAGGCCATCGAGGGACTCAATAAGCAAATCCAGTGGGCTGATGTTGTTGCACTGGGACCGGGATTGTCGCAAAACCCAGAAACACGCACGCTCGTCCATCACTTGGTCAGAAACATTGACAAGCCTCTTATCCTCGATGCTGACGGAATCGGGATGATGGCATACGACATTTCCCTTCTCAAAAAAAGAAAGTACGAGACCATTCTCACCCCGCATGTCGGCGAGTTGCGACTTCTGACAAAGCTCTCCGGTGAAGATATCGAACAGCAACGCGTTGACGTTGCCCGAACCCAGGCAAAAGGGCTCAACAGCATCGTTGTTTTGAAGGGTTCTCCGACGGTGACTGCCATTCGCGACGGTAGTGTGTTTCTAAATTCAACCGGGAATCCGGGAATGGCAACCGCCGGATCAGGAGATGTTCTTACCGGGATTATCGCATCGCTTCGTGCTCAAGGGGCCAACGCAGATATTGCCGCGTACGCCGGAGTGTATCTTCATGGACTGGCGGGTGACAGAGCAGCGGCGAAGTTCGGCGCCCGAAGCATCATGGCAATGGATATTCTGGATTGCATTCCGGAGGCGTTGCGGTTGATTGAGACGGCATGATAGAACGGCTGAAGCAGAATCGTTTCTTGTGGTACCAGGGGCCGATGATTGCATGGGCTCTTGCACTGTTTGTGCAATCGTCGATTCCCGGAGATTTCATCCCGAAAGAAGGAATCTTCACACAAGACAAACTGATTCATTTCGTCATCTACGTTCTCTTTGCCATTTCGGTTCACAGGGCAATTCGTTATCAGGACAAGTTCCCGTTTCTTGCACGACATCATTACGTGTTCACGATTCTCATCGTTTCGCTATACGGAATTTCTGATGAGTTTCATCAATCATTCGTTCCCAACAGAAGCGGCCGCATGAATGACTGGCTTGCCGATACACTCGGAGGTATCGTCTACGTCGGGTTTCATTGGCTCCGGGCGAGGTCGATAGGCATCCGTTGAGCTTCATTGCTTTTCCTTGCATGTTTGAGTAACTTGAGACAGTTTATTGCATTTCACGCTGCTACATACTGACGGTGCGGCCCGGGCAGGCATCATAAAGACCGAAAGGGGTGATATTCCGACCCCTATTTTCATGCCGGTTGGGACGCAAGGCACCGTGAAAGCTGTGGAACAGCGTGAACTTGATGAACTGGGCGCACAGATTATTCTTGGTAACACGTATCATCTGTATTTGCGGCCGGGCGTCGAGTTGATTCAGAAGGCTGGCGGACTGCACAAGTTCATGAATTGGAGCAAACCGATTCTGACGGACAGCGGTGGATATCAGGTGTTCAGCCTGTCGGAATTGAGGGGATTGGATGAGGATGGAGTAACATTCAAATCGCATCATGACGGATCGTTGCACAAGTTCACTCCCGAGAACGTTGTAGAGATTCAGCGGGGGCTCGGCTCTGACTTCATGATGGTGTTGGATGAATGTACGCCATATCCGTGTGATGAGGATTATGCCCGTGCATCAAACGAGATGACGGTGCGGTGGGCCGGACGATGCAAAAACAGGTTCTCGCAGACAGAAGCTTTGTACGGTGTCGATCAGGCTCTGTTTGCGATTGTTCAGGGCTCGACGTACCCGGCAATTCGTGAAGCCTCCGCGCATGTGCTGGTGGAGATGGATTTTGAAGGATACGCAATTGGCGGGCTTTCAGTCGGCGAACCTGCAGAAGAAATGTACAGGATTACTGAATTATGTACGTCGATTCTCCCGCAAAAGAAACCCCGATACTTGATGGGAGTTGGTACGCCGGAGAATATTCTGGAGGGCATTGGGCGCGGTATTGATATGTTCGACTGCGTTATGCCGACACGCAACGGGAGGAACGGATTGTTCTTCACGCGAAACGGAAGACTCAATATAAAGAATGCGCGATATGCGGATGATTTCCGCCCAATTGATAAACGCTGCAAATGTTACGGCTGCAGGAATTTCACGCGTGCGTACATTCGCCATCTTGTGAGATCAAAAGAGATACTGGCGCTGCAATTGGCGTCGATTCATAATCTGACGTTTTATCTGTGGCTTGTCCGGACTGCGCGTGAGGCGATTGTTGCGAATCGCTTCGCAGGATGGAAAGCCGAACAACTCAAGCAACTCTCCGCAGAAACAGCGGAGTGAACTCTTTAACATATCAAAACAGAATCAGGAGGAAATGTTGAGCTTTTTGACGTTCATATTGATGGCACCACCACCGGGAGAAGGCGGAGGAGGCGGTGGTCTGTTCAGCACGCTGATCATGTTCGGGTCGATCATTGCGATCTTCTGGTTCATGATTTTGCGGCCCCAGCAGAAGAAACAGAAGCAACATCAACAATTGATTGAAGCCTTGAAAAAAGGCGACAAGGTTATCATGACGGGCGGCATTCATGGAACAGTAGCGGGCATTGACGAAAAATCACTGCTGGTTCAGGTTGCAGACAACGTGAAGATAAAGTTCGAAAAGGGCGCCATCGCATCTGTTGTGCGTGAAGGCGAAGCTGTCGAAAAAAAGTAGGCGCAGGAAGAGGATTGTATGCGATCACAGCAGGGCCGCAAGCTCGGTATCAACACCATCGAAGAAGCGATACACGACATTGCACACGGAAAAATCATCATCGTGGTGGATGATGATGATCGTGAAAACGAGGGAGATTTTGTCTGCGCTGCCGAGTTTGCTGACGCAACCGTGATTAATTTCATGGCAACAAACGGCAGAGGGATTATCTGTACACCCCTGCTCCCCGACCGCACGAAAGAACTTGGTCTCGATATGATGGTCGAGACGAACACTTCGCTGCACGAAACGTCGTTCACCGTTTCGATCGACTATATTCATGGAACCACCACCGGTGTATCGGCCCCTGATCGTGCAGCGACGGTGAGGGCGCTTATCAATCCCAGGACCAAGCCCGGCGACCTTGCACGCCCCGGGCATATCTTTCCGCTGCGGGCGATGGAAGGAGGAGTTCTACGTCGAGCCGGCCACACTGAAGCCGTTGTTGATCTCTGCAAACTTGCCGGTTTATACCCGGCAGGGGTTCTGTGCGAGATTCTGAAAGAAGACGGGACGATGGCCCGCCTTCCGGAATTGATGAAGATTGCTGAGAAGCACCATCTTAAAATTGTCACGGTTCGAGATCTGATCGAATACCGGATGACTAAGGAAAAGCTCGTTCAGAAACTTGCCGAGACCCTTCTTCCGACCAAATACGGGTCGTTCATGATTCATATGTATCGAAGCGAGACGGACAGCAAGGAACACATTGCCCTTACAAAAGGGGAGATTGTCCCCGACAAGCCCGTACTCGTGCGAGTTCACTCCGAATGTTTGACGGGGGATTTGTTCGGCTCGATGCGCTGCGACTGTAATGAGCAGCTCATTTCAGCGCTGCGAATGGTTGAAAAAGCAGGCAGCGGTGTTGTGTTGTACATGAGGCAAGAGGGGAGAGGTATCGGGTTGCTGAACAAACTGAGGGCGTACAAACTGCAAGATGACGGTCTCGATACTGTCGAGGCGAACGAGAAGTTGGGCTTCCGGGCTGACCTTCGGGACTATGGTATTGGAGCCCAAATACTGCGCGACCTGGGAGTCACCAAAATCCGCCTTCTTACAAACAATCCAAAAAAAGTGGTTGGTCTGCATGGTTACGGCCTTGATATCGTGGAGCGGGTGCCCCTCGAAATGGATCCGAACGATCACAACGAAAGGTATCTTAAGACCAAAAGGGACAAGCTGGGCCATTTGATTCTTGTTGACCCGAAAATGAAGGCCAAATAAGTCGATAGCGAGCACAAGCAATTTTTCCCTTGCTTTTTTCGGTTGGATTCGTTACCTAATACCAGCCGATAAGGTGGTTAGCCACCATCCACACAAGTGGATGATGGCTATTTATTTTGTTCAGAATTCAATGTTGGAGATGTACATGTCCGATTCGATCTATTTGACGCGTGAACGCTTGGTGGAACTCGAACAAGAATTGCGAGAGTTGAAAACTAACGGCAGAAAGCGAATGGCAAATGTCATTGCCGAAGCTCGCGGGCATGGCGACCTTTCCGAAAATGCTGAATACGAGGCGGCAAAAGAGGAACAGCAGCATCTCGAACTCAAGATTCAGAAGCTGGAGATGACTCTGTCCAAGGCCACGATGATCGATGCAAAAGATCTTCCCAACGATAAGATCTACATCTTGAGCAAAGTAAAGCTGAGAGATTTGAAGACAGACGACCTGTTCGAATATCTTCTTGTTGCGCCGGAAGAGGCCAATTTTGAGGCAAACAAAATCTCCGTAACATCGCCAATTGGAAAGGCCCTGCTTGGAAGAAAAAAGGGGGACGCGGTAGATATAAGTGTTCCGGCAGGTATGCTCAAATACCAAATCGTGGATATCAACCGATAGTAATAGCATTTTGCTGATTTCCGAACCCTGTCCACGAATGTGGCGGGGTTTTTTATTGCCGATGCCTGGGGTTCGTGCCCTTGACTTTGAAGAGTATCAAACGTATATTTTTTGCAAATCGCATTGGTATCATTCAAGCACTCAGCTTTGTTCGTTGACATCCGGTAGTTGCACGCAAAGAGGCAGTTGCGTATATTGATGCACCAATGCGGGAATAGCTCAGTTGGTAGAGCGCAACCTTGCCAAGGTTGATGTCGCGGGTTCGAGTCCCGTTTCCCGCTCTGTCCCAATTCGTTGGGACAACTTGGACACTCAGTAATCGCGCTGATTGTCTGAAAAATACACTTCCTCTTTAAAGTGGCCCCGCCGCCCCAAATCCCACCAGGTGGCGGGGTTTTGTTTGTCTGCGGAAGTGCTCGAGGATGTGACCTCATGTGGGTTGAGTTGAATGATCCGGCCCCGTACCGCACCCGCCGCAGGCGGGCAAGAGTGGTAAGGGAGAGTCGAGTGTTCTACGTATATGTACTACGGAGTTTGCGAGACGGAAAGCATTATACTGGCTCCACGGTGAACATAACGAAACGGCTGGGTGAACACAATGCGGGTAAGACGGAGTCAACAAGAAGGCGGCGTCCATTTGTTCT from Bacteroidota bacterium includes these protein-coding regions:
- the greA gene encoding transcription elongation factor GreA, which codes for MSDSIYLTRERLVELEQELRELKTNGRKRMANVIAEARGHGDLSENAEYEAAKEEQQHLELKIQKLEMTLSKATMIDAKDLPNDKIYILSKVKLRDLKTDDLFEYLLVAPEEANFEANKISVTSPIGKALLGRKKGDAVDISVPAGMLKYQIVDINR
- a CDS encoding GIY-YIG nuclease family protein — translated: MFYVYVLRSLRDGKHYTGSTVNITKRLGEHNAGKTESTRRRRPFVLVYHEEYLTREEAERRERFLKSGKGRQELKEILNGAVPKW